In Streptomyces venezuelae, the sequence TGCTGATGGTCGGACCGGCCGGCGGCGGCTGGCACTTCGAGCTCACGCGGGACGCCTCGAACCCGATCCTGCCCGCGCCCACCGTCGACGACCTGTTCGTCGTCTACCTCGGCGAGGCTCCCGACGAGGCCCTGGTCCAGCGCCTCGTCGAGCACGGCGGGACCCGCGTCGCCGCCCACAACCCGTACTGGGACGAGTGGGGAGTCACCGTCGCCGACCCCGACGGCTACCGGCTGGTCCTCTGCTCGCGCACCTGGGGCCAGGCCGCGGCGTCCTCGTAGGCCGGCCCGCGGCCGCCCGGGGCAGCGGTGTCGGCACGCACCACTAGGGTGACTGGCCACTGACCTCAAGGGGCTTCACATGGGCGTTCATCCTGACGTGGCCGTACTCGTCGACCTCGTACCGGCGGACTTCGCCGGCGGCGAGCGGATCGACTGGGCCGCGGCCGAGGCCGCGCTGGGCACCGGGCTGCCGAGTGACTACAAGGCGCTGCTGGACACGTACGGCGTGGGCGATCTCGGAGACCTCGTCATCCTGCCCCCGCTCCCGAGCGACGTGCGCGGGTGGGAAGGGTGCCATATCGCAGGCATGACGGACGGCCTGCGCGGGCTCTGGGAGCAGGACTCGGGAGTCCCGGGCGTGACGCTGGGTGCGGATGCCGTCCTGCCCTGGGGTTCCGGAATGAACGCCAACGAGATGGCCTGGCTCATGGACGGCCCGGACCCGGACCGGTGGCCCGTCATAGCCTGGCGCCGGCACCACGTGTGGGGCGAGTCGGCCTGGGCCCTGTTCGACTGCACCATGGTCCAGTTCATCACCCGCATGATGCTGGGCCAGTTCGACGCCTGCCCGCTGGGCGACGCGTCGCTCTGGAAGCGGACGGACACCTTCGTCAGCTGGCGGGAGCAGCATCGACGGCTCAGGGCCGGACTGGACCCTGCTACCGGTGAGCCCTGCCCCTTCGCCGACATGTACCCCGTCACGGACGACTGGCCCTGATCGCGCACGGACCGGCGGCGTGAGGGCCCGGTCAGGTCCTAGGCTCCGAGGGCCGGGTAGTCGGTGTAGCCCTCCGCGCCCTGTACGTGCATCAGGAACTCGGGGCGGAGCTCGTTGAGCGGCGCGTCCGTGCGCAGCCGCTCGACGAAGTCGGGGTTGGCGAGGAAGCCCCGGCCCAGTGCCACGAGATCGGCGCCCTCGGCGAGCAGGCGTTCGCCCTGCCGCTTGCCGCCGTCGGCCGCGACCTCCTCGCG encodes:
- a CDS encoding SMI1/KNR4 family protein, with product MGVHPDVAVLVDLVPADFAGGERIDWAAAEAALGTGLPSDYKALLDTYGVGDLGDLVILPPLPSDVRGWEGCHIAGMTDGLRGLWEQDSGVPGVTLGADAVLPWGSGMNANEMAWLMDGPDPDRWPVIAWRRHHVWGESAWALFDCTMVQFITRMMLGQFDACPLGDASLWKRTDTFVSWREQHRRLRAGLDPATGEPCPFADMYPVTDDWP
- a CDS encoding VOC family protein, translated to MIDSHAHVRVARPSLDLGAAERFYVDGLGLQVQWRSAESKPGEHDLLMVGPAGGGWHFELTRDASNPILPAPTVDDLFVVYLGEAPDEALVQRLVEHGGTRVAAHNPYWDEWGVTVADPDGYRLVLCSRTWGQAAASS